A window of Opitutales bacterium genomic DNA:
GCGTTGCAATATTTTTATACCTCGGCAGATAGCTGCTCAGGCTTGATGCTATTAAAGACGATCGGGGGCACCGTAGAAAACTGCACAAGCAGTGATATCTATAACTATGCAGGAGAAGTAGATGGCTTTGGTTATGCAATGTGTTCTGGCATCAAAACAACCAACTGCCATGCCAAACAAATCCAGTCTCATTTTGGAGGAAACATCCGAACAGGTGGACATACAGTCTTAGGCTTTTTGCCCACGCTGTGCGATAGTCTTAGCTTTGATGATTGTTCAGCAAAACAAATTATCGGAAGCTGTGATGATTGCCACGGCATGTCCGTCTTTATCGACACCAACGTAACTGTTAGCCATTTTGTCGCGGATCAGGTGACAGATGGTGTCACTCAATTTAATTCTGGCGCTAAAGCTACGGGCTTAGAAATTTACGGTACTAACATCCAGGTCAGCAATAGCACCGTCTCTAATATAAAAGCGATCAACCCTCAGGACCGATTGAGCACAGGCTTTAGTGTATGGGGAGCGAACATCAGGTTAATCGACTGCCATGCCTACAATGTCTCAGTTCGCAACGATCTAGCAAACCCTGACATATATCTCGGAACTGGCACTGGTTTTGGCTGGGCACCCGACCCGCGGCTTTATCACACAGGAGCCACGAATGTCGTCTATGAAAATTGTTCCGCCAAAAACTGTCAGGTAGCTTTTGACACATGGAACCACATCCGCGGCCAATGGAACAATCCTTCCTACGAAAATTGCGCAATCAATATTCTCGTGGAGCCAGGCGGCACCCGGACCGTTTACGGCAAGCCGTGCACAGAGTGTAACCCAGCCGTCGAGATCTCTGTCAAGAACCAGGCAAAGCATAATACTTACCCGGGTTCTCCCCCTAGTAACACAGCCAATTTCCGTGTTCCCTACCCTACAGCGAATATCAACGGACTGAGCATACCGAGCGCTTTGTCGCGGATAGAAGGGGTCGACTCTCAGTGGTGGTTTTACGTTGGCCTACTCCGCGATAACACCGGAGAGAGCCATTCATTTGAGCTGACCTTTATTGAACCTGGCAATACGCTCGGTGAATCAGGCCTAACAGCAGTCGATTTCGATTTTTCGTTCAAAACCGCCGACAATCACTTCCATGCGACATCCACCTACGGAGGTAACATGCTTCCAGAAATGATCCAGTCAGTGATGAATGTAGTCGGCCTAGGAAGCGTGAAAGCTGAAGATCAAACCTACACGATCGATGTTAAAGGCCTAACGGGCTCAAACATTCAAGTCACCTACGACGCCGCCAAGAGTGTGCCGACCGCTTCTATGTTCACTGGAAAGGTCGGACAACCGGGTGCCGCTTATACTCTTAAAGGCACAGGCAGTACGTGGCTCTGGAAATATCCAGAAACGGGACAAGGAGAAGCAGCTCCTTATTCTTACTCGGTAGACATCGACCTCATTGATGAACGCGGGCTCGTCTCGGAGGGCTTGGGCTCGTATGTCGGAATCGATCCTCTGCATCCTCCAGCCACTCCCAAGAATAGCTCAGTCGAGTATGCTCAGCCGCGCCTGCGCGTGACAAACTGGACTATAACTTTAACTCAAACTCCTGCATCTACCGATTCGGCTCAGGCGCTCGAGGGCTTCGAACCAGAATACAGCTTCACCAACCAACAAGACGCATCGGGGCAAATTTGGTTGGATAGGCAGGCCCTCTTTCAAGCCCCTCAATACCCCACTCAGCCCAAGCTAGCAGCAGTGACAAATGCCCTAGCCGAAATCCAAAAAAATACACCTCCGGCTCAGATACTAGAGGGTTTCAATGCATCTCAGACAAGTCAGAAACAAACCGAGTTCGCAAAACGGATTCAGCAATCCATCTCAACCCACGCGACAAATGCATCGGCAAGCAAACAACTCTACGTAGGATGCTGGTTACCTCTTATTTTAACCGAAGGCACATACGCCGGATCTACCCTCCTCTTCGCTGTATTTTGGAAAAAGGCCAAACCCATAGCGGACTATGATACGGAAACGGATGCTTACCCAAACAGTTTTATGAACCTCTATACCGGGCTTCTCGGCGACAACGCTTATGACCTCTATTCTGCATACACTCAGTCAGATTGCTTGAATCCGGCTCTTGCAGCTAAAGAGCCCACCAAATCGCCGAAACCGAACAACTTCCGCATTCAATTTACCCAACAATTTCAGAGCATTGGCGATCTTCCAGATCCGCAACGATGGGCTAGCGAAATAGAAGTCACAGTCAAAGCGTATTCACAAGCTCGCTACGCGCTCTCTGCCTATGCGAAACGTGCTGATCAAGTCGAGGCTACTGGAATCGATGCCGATCTTACGTTCACCATCAAAGCCTTGAGCCCCTATACCACGACGACGCCCGTATCATCGGACTTCAGTCCGCCCATTTATGAAGGAGCCAGCCTGATCTACTCAGAAAAGGGAACTGAAATTGGCACCGGCTGGATAGAACAAATGGTAGGTGCTCCGGAAAGCTGAATTGCGGCAATCCAGCCCAACCTCCTCTTCGGACCCCTATCCGATACTCAAGGATGCATGGGAGCCTGAGCACGCATACGATGTTCTCGCGGGCTCACCCCGCGAACCCGCTTGAATGCAGAACTCAGTGCAAACGCGCTGCTATAACCGACTCGCTCAGCTATAGTATCCAGGGTCTCATCTGGTTCAGTCAGCAAATCTGCTGCGAGTGCCAAACGCCACTGGGTTAAAAACGCCATCGGCGATTGCCCAACGACATCCTGGAACCGCCTAGCCAATGCAGATCGGGAGACTCCCACCCGAGACGCAAGCGTATTGAGAGTACAAGCTTGGGCGGGGTCTTGATGGATCATCTTCAAAACGCGGCCGATCAAGCGGTCTCCTTTCGCCTCATACCAGGGTAGCGTCGAAGACTCATTACGATCGAACCACTTGCGAACGGTGGCGATGAGTAACATGTCTAACAGACGATCCAGAACGGCCGCCTGGCCCGGGGCATCTCGAGCAATCTCTTCATTGAGCATTGGGATGAGCGGAGACTGCCATTCCTCATGCTTCACCCAAAGAAGGGGCGGTAAAGCTTCTCGAAGCCGATCACTGACATCAGTCATAGACTCATAGCTCGCAATGAGCATGAGTGTGTGCGCCTCAGGGTCATTTCCCCAAGTCCGCGTCCCCAGCATCATTTCATCATAGAGCGAACGTCCATCCGGGGCACGGCAGTCTTGACCCGGAAAAACATAAATCGTCGGTTCAGTGTCCGGATGATCGGAGACGGTATAGCTCCCGGGTGCACGCGTAATTGCTACATCGCCGGGTCCCAGCCAAACAGACTTCCCATTATCGTGCTGGATGTGTGCCTCTCCCCGCACCATCGCGATCACCGTCAACGGCGAATCTGCCTCAATGCGCAAACTCCATGGAGAAGCCAACAAGCCCCGAAGCGTAAAAGCACCACGTGCTCTCGGCCCCTCTAGTAGCCCACTAAACTCATCAAATTTATTCATTTTGGACGCTGACGCATGTAGCTGAGTATCGTGGCTATGTTCAGATCTCCTACACTCTGCTAGCTTAGTGCCATCATGAGTCATTCATCACACAACACATCAATTAAGAAAGGAAAATCCATCCTCGTCATCGGCGCTTCAGCTTTCGACCTCGAGCGCTGCAATCCCACCGGGAATACACAGGAGGTCGTATCGTGAGCACCTGGATACAACTTATCTCCCTCGCCGCACTCACCGGGACCGCACTGATTGGAGGGCTCCTCTATGCCTTCTCAGTATGCGTCATGAGAGCTCTGTCTCGGCTGGAACCCCAAGCAGGCATGCGCGCCATGCAGGAAATCAATCGGGTGATTTTAAATCCGATCTTCCTTCTATCTTTCATCGGAACCGCGCTGCTTTCGCTGGTAATCATCCTTGCCAAAATAATTGGAGTTGGAGACGTCCCCTTCCCCACTTTTTGTG
This region includes:
- a CDS encoding right-handed parallel beta-helix repeat-containing protein, producing the protein MTNSIGKTGNNKLDTLSASTISQKVEEFLEDILSHETFPKNDRTLQDQIDTYNRSSDLDTTPHKILQSSRAASQKTKKITEIPPEGILIHEPGNYIVALSNASSSTLKWSPTSDVAAAITIVANNVTLDFGGHILDTDIQDSSQHLVGIFVFGASNVCIKNGTLTNVGLYGIQAELVSSLSIEQISISGLEYRNLKIRGAAPAGIRVNMASDVSITGCALQYFYTSADSCSGLMLLKTIGGTVENCTSSDIYNYAGEVDGFGYAMCSGIKTTNCHAKQIQSHFGGNIRTGGHTVLGFLPTLCDSLSFDDCSAKQIIGSCDDCHGMSVFIDTNVTVSHFVADQVTDGVTQFNSGAKATGLEIYGTNIQVSNSTVSNIKAINPQDRLSTGFSVWGANIRLIDCHAYNVSVRNDLANPDIYLGTGTGFGWAPDPRLYHTGATNVVYENCSAKNCQVAFDTWNHIRGQWNNPSYENCAINILVEPGGTRTVYGKPCTECNPAVEISVKNQAKHNTYPGSPPSNTANFRVPYPTANINGLSIPSALSRIEGVDSQWWFYVGLLRDNTGESHSFELTFIEPGNTLGESGLTAVDFDFSFKTADNHFHATSTYGGNMLPEMIQSVMNVVGLGSVKAEDQTYTIDVKGLTGSNIQVTYDAAKSVPTASMFTGKVGQPGAAYTLKGTGSTWLWKYPETGQGEAAPYSYSVDIDLIDERGLVSEGLGSYVGIDPLHPPATPKNSSVEYAQPRLRVTNWTITLTQTPASTDSAQALEGFEPEYSFTNQQDASGQIWLDRQALFQAPQYPTQPKLAAVTNALAEIQKNTPPAQILEGFNASQTSQKQTEFAKRIQQSISTHATNASASKQLYVGCWLPLILTEGTYAGSTLLFAVFWKKAKPIADYDTETDAYPNSFMNLYTGLLGDNAYDLYSAYTQSDCLNPALAAKEPTKSPKPNNFRIQFTQQFQSIGDLPDPQRWASEIEVTVKAYSQARYALSAYAKRADQVEATGIDADLTFTIKALSPYTTTTPVSSDFSPPIYEGASLIYSEKGTEIGTGWIEQMVGAPES
- a CDS encoding AraC family transcriptional regulator, producing MNKFDEFSGLLEGPRARGAFTLRGLLASPWSLRIEADSPLTVIAMVRGEAHIQHDNGKSVWLGPGDVAITRAPGSYTVSDHPDTEPTIYVFPGQDCRAPDGRSLYDEMMLGTRTWGNDPEAHTLMLIASYESMTDVSDRLREALPPLLWVKHEEWQSPLIPMLNEEIARDAPGQAAVLDRLLDMLLIATVRKWFDRNESSTLPWYEAKGDRLIGRVLKMIHQDPAQACTLNTLASRVGVSRSALARRFQDVVGQSPMAFLTQWRLALAADLLTEPDETLDTIAERVGYSSAFALSSAFKRVRGVSPREHRMRAQAPMHP
- a CDS encoding DUF1772 domain-containing protein, translating into MSTWIQLISLAALTGTALIGGLLYAFSVCVMRALSRLEPQAGMRAMQEINRVILNPIFLLSFIGTALLSLVIILAKIIGVGDVPFPTFCGALLYVLGAFIITAAGNVPLNNKLDTIDPECSTDFWQIYLKKWVPLNHLRTIACTLAVISYGIGFIQI